A stretch of Malus sylvestris chromosome 11, drMalSylv7.2, whole genome shotgun sequence DNA encodes these proteins:
- the LOC126591093 gene encoding uncharacterized protein LOC126591093 isoform X1 gives MKAPATTTASSMTISNWVFVFSIVVCFFASWSLAIENFHQAFPIVEPDPGHTKLRLSREGLEAIERITNPIAAVAVIGPYRSGKSFLLNQLLSLSCYEGFGVGHMRDTKTKGIWVWGTPIELDIDGVKTSVFYLDTEGFESVGKSNVYDDRIFALATVMSSVLVYNLAETIREADIARLSFAVELAEEFYGRSTGQDVAFEPAKLLWLIQRDFLQGKSVQEMVNEALLHVPNKDGNKNIDMVNQIRDSLAIMGDNSTAFSLPQPHLDRTKLCDMKDGELDPMYVKKKEQLKQLVSSIIRPKVVQGRTLSGKEFVSFLEQILEALNKGEIPSTGSLVEVFNKGILERCLKLYHERMEKLSLPLIEQSVQDYHERSMEEVMKLFEEQHFGRHHAKKSVEQLQEEVNKVFKNVVLANEYQSSKLCEALYTRCEDKMDQLQVLRLPSMAKFNAGFLQCNQSFEQKCVGPAKANYEVRMMKMLGKSRSLFIKEYNHRLFNWLVAFSLVMVVVGRFIIKFILIEIGAWILFIFLETYTRMFWSAESLYYNSVWHVIVSTWETLVYSPVLDLDRWAIPAGVMVALFILYWRCYGRSKHGSGWILPLYNTKKGGSNRPRSD, from the exons ATGAAGGCCCCTGCCACCACCACTGCTTCTTCCATGACCATATCGAATTGGGTTTTTGTGTTTTCGATTGTTGTCTGCTTTTTCGCATCTTGGTCGCTCGCAATCGAGAATTTCCACCAGGC ATTTCCTATTGTGGAACCTGATCCTGGTCATACAAAACTTCGTCTTTCAAGGGAAGGGTTGGAGGCCATTGAAAGAATAACAAATCCAATTGCAGCTGTTGCC GTTATTGGACCATACCGCTCGGGAAAATCTTTTTTGCTCAACCAACTGCTATCCCTTTCTTGTTATGAAG GGTTTGGTGTTGGACATATGCGTGACACAAAGACAAAAG GGATTTGGGTATGGGGAACCCCAATAGAATTGGATATTGATGGAGTGAAAACTTCAGTTTTTTACCTTGATACTGAGGGATTCGAAAGTGTTGGGAAGTCAAACGTATATGATGACCG GATTTTTGCTCTGGCAACTGTTATGAGTTCTGTCCTTGTTTATAACCTGGCTGAGACG ATCCGTGAAGCTGACATTGCTCGGTTGTCTTTTGCTGTTGAGCTTGCTGAAGAATTTTATGGAAGGTCCACA GGACAAGATGTTGCTTTTGAACCTGCAAAACTATTGTGGCTTATCCAGCGTGATTTTTTAC AAGGGAAATCTGTGCAAGAAATGGTTAATGAAGCTCTCCTCCACGTCCCTAACAAGGATG GCAACAAAAATATTGATATG GTTAACCAGATCCGAGATTCTTTGGCTATTATGGGTGATAATAGCACAGCCTTCAGTTTACCACAA CCTCACCTTGACCGAACGAAACTCTGCGACATGAAGGATGGTGAGCTTGACCCAATGTATGTAAAGAAAAAGGAACAACTAAAACAGCTTGTTTCTAGTATCATCCGTCCAAAGGTTGTGCAGGGAAGAACTCTAAGTGGAAAGGAGTTTGTATCTTTTCTGGAGCAG ATTCTTGAAGCGTTGAACAAGGGGGAGATCCCATCAACAGGCTCTCTGGTGGAGGTTTTCAACAAGGGTATTCTTGAGAGATGCTTAAAGCTCTACCATGAAAGGATGGAAAAACTCAGTTTACCTCTCATAGAGCAATCTGTGCAAGACTACCATGAAAGGTCCATGGAGGAAGTGATGAAACTTTTTGAGGAGCAACATTTTGGCCGTCACCATGCAAAGAAGTCAGTCGAGCAACTACAAGAAGAAGTAAACAAG GTGTTTAAGAATGTGGTCTTGGCAAACGAATATCAATCTTCAAAGCTCTGTGAGGCATTGTATACCAGATGTGAGGATAAAATGGACCAACTTCAAGTTCTCAGGCTTCCATCCATGGCAAAATTCAACGCAGGTTTCCTGCAGTGCAACCAAAGTTTTGAGCAAAAGTGTGTTGGACCTGCAAAAGCAAACTATGAGGTTCGCATGATGAAG ATGTTGGGGAAGTCACgttctctatttataaaagaatACAATCACCGGCTCTTCAATTGGTTGGTCGCCTTCTCCCTTGTCATGGTGGTTGTTGGCCGGTTCATCATAAAGTTTATATTGATAGAAATCGGGGCCTGGATCCTCTTCATCTTCTTAGAGACATACACAAGGATGTTTTGGTCTGCAGAGTCTCTTTACTACAACTCCGTTTGGCATGTAATAGTATCCACTTGGGAAACACTCGTTTACAGTCCCGTCCTTGATCTAGACAG ATGGGCTATCCCAGCCGGTGTCATGGTAGCTCTGTTCATATTATATTGGCGGTGTTACGGAAGAAGCAAACACGGGTCCGGATGGATCTTACCATTGTACAATACCAAAAAAGGCGGGTCGAATCGGCCGAGATCGGACTAA
- the LOC126591093 gene encoding uncharacterized protein LOC126591093 isoform X2 yields the protein MKAPATTTASSMTISNWVFVFSIVVCFFASWSLAIENFHQAFPIVEPDPGHTKLRLSREGLEAIERITNPIAAVAVIGPYRSGKSFLLNQLLSLSCYEGIWVWGTPIELDIDGVKTSVFYLDTEGFESVGKSNVYDDRIFALATVMSSVLVYNLAETIREADIARLSFAVELAEEFYGRSTGQDVAFEPAKLLWLIQRDFLQGKSVQEMVNEALLHVPNKDGNKNIDMVNQIRDSLAIMGDNSTAFSLPQPHLDRTKLCDMKDGELDPMYVKKKEQLKQLVSSIIRPKVVQGRTLSGKEFVSFLEQILEALNKGEIPSTGSLVEVFNKGILERCLKLYHERMEKLSLPLIEQSVQDYHERSMEEVMKLFEEQHFGRHHAKKSVEQLQEEVNKVFKNVVLANEYQSSKLCEALYTRCEDKMDQLQVLRLPSMAKFNAGFLQCNQSFEQKCVGPAKANYEVRMMKMLGKSRSLFIKEYNHRLFNWLVAFSLVMVVVGRFIIKFILIEIGAWILFIFLETYTRMFWSAESLYYNSVWHVIVSTWETLVYSPVLDLDRWAIPAGVMVALFILYWRCYGRSKHGSGWILPLYNTKKGGSNRPRSD from the exons ATGAAGGCCCCTGCCACCACCACTGCTTCTTCCATGACCATATCGAATTGGGTTTTTGTGTTTTCGATTGTTGTCTGCTTTTTCGCATCTTGGTCGCTCGCAATCGAGAATTTCCACCAGGC ATTTCCTATTGTGGAACCTGATCCTGGTCATACAAAACTTCGTCTTTCAAGGGAAGGGTTGGAGGCCATTGAAAGAATAACAAATCCAATTGCAGCTGTTGCC GTTATTGGACCATACCGCTCGGGAAAATCTTTTTTGCTCAACCAACTGCTATCCCTTTCTTGTTATGAAG GGATTTGGGTATGGGGAACCCCAATAGAATTGGATATTGATGGAGTGAAAACTTCAGTTTTTTACCTTGATACTGAGGGATTCGAAAGTGTTGGGAAGTCAAACGTATATGATGACCG GATTTTTGCTCTGGCAACTGTTATGAGTTCTGTCCTTGTTTATAACCTGGCTGAGACG ATCCGTGAAGCTGACATTGCTCGGTTGTCTTTTGCTGTTGAGCTTGCTGAAGAATTTTATGGAAGGTCCACA GGACAAGATGTTGCTTTTGAACCTGCAAAACTATTGTGGCTTATCCAGCGTGATTTTTTAC AAGGGAAATCTGTGCAAGAAATGGTTAATGAAGCTCTCCTCCACGTCCCTAACAAGGATG GCAACAAAAATATTGATATG GTTAACCAGATCCGAGATTCTTTGGCTATTATGGGTGATAATAGCACAGCCTTCAGTTTACCACAA CCTCACCTTGACCGAACGAAACTCTGCGACATGAAGGATGGTGAGCTTGACCCAATGTATGTAAAGAAAAAGGAACAACTAAAACAGCTTGTTTCTAGTATCATCCGTCCAAAGGTTGTGCAGGGAAGAACTCTAAGTGGAAAGGAGTTTGTATCTTTTCTGGAGCAG ATTCTTGAAGCGTTGAACAAGGGGGAGATCCCATCAACAGGCTCTCTGGTGGAGGTTTTCAACAAGGGTATTCTTGAGAGATGCTTAAAGCTCTACCATGAAAGGATGGAAAAACTCAGTTTACCTCTCATAGAGCAATCTGTGCAAGACTACCATGAAAGGTCCATGGAGGAAGTGATGAAACTTTTTGAGGAGCAACATTTTGGCCGTCACCATGCAAAGAAGTCAGTCGAGCAACTACAAGAAGAAGTAAACAAG GTGTTTAAGAATGTGGTCTTGGCAAACGAATATCAATCTTCAAAGCTCTGTGAGGCATTGTATACCAGATGTGAGGATAAAATGGACCAACTTCAAGTTCTCAGGCTTCCATCCATGGCAAAATTCAACGCAGGTTTCCTGCAGTGCAACCAAAGTTTTGAGCAAAAGTGTGTTGGACCTGCAAAAGCAAACTATGAGGTTCGCATGATGAAG ATGTTGGGGAAGTCACgttctctatttataaaagaatACAATCACCGGCTCTTCAATTGGTTGGTCGCCTTCTCCCTTGTCATGGTGGTTGTTGGCCGGTTCATCATAAAGTTTATATTGATAGAAATCGGGGCCTGGATCCTCTTCATCTTCTTAGAGACATACACAAGGATGTTTTGGTCTGCAGAGTCTCTTTACTACAACTCCGTTTGGCATGTAATAGTATCCACTTGGGAAACACTCGTTTACAGTCCCGTCCTTGATCTAGACAG ATGGGCTATCCCAGCCGGTGTCATGGTAGCTCTGTTCATATTATATTGGCGGTGTTACGGAAGAAGCAAACACGGGTCCGGATGGATCTTACCATTGTACAATACCAAAAAAGGCGGGTCGAATCGGCCGAGATCGGACTAA